GGCAGCTTCAAGATGAACAGAATGTAAATTTGCACCCTTAAAATCTAATATGCCATAACGATATTGTCGAAGTAATTGTGTAGCTTTCATAATCGTTTTGTTCCTTTTTGCTTATTTAACAGTCAACTCAAGAAACACCACCAACAAGAGTTAACTATTAGCTGTACATAAAAATTAGAACCTTCAAATCAACTATTAAAACTTATAAAAAGCGTTAGTTGTAATTGAGATTTATAATTTATAGTCTTCATAACAAAATATATTACAAATAAAACTTGAGGAAGTTGTGAAGGAAAATATTATCAAATTAATTTATGTCTTTTGCTTATTTATGCCGCGACATTTAATATTGTATGGCGATCGCCTAAAATTAATTCTCGCTGTTATTTATACTTTTAATTCAATAAAAATTACACAGTTTTAAAATTGATATTAAACTAGAAAAAAGCCAGCAGGGTTTTTCCATTTCTACTGGCTAGGACATAAACGATAAATTTTTACTCCTTTCTGCAATAACTAAAATTTTAGAAATACTTCTCTTAGTCCTCGCCAGGATCTCCGCTAAAAGGCTGCACCCCTGATTTTGGATAATCGTCGTCTGTAGGTTTAAAGAGTCT
This DNA window, taken from Pleurocapsa sp. FMAR1, encodes the following:
- a CDS encoding isochorismate synthase, with product MKIFIWIKDTTQYLWDGVSRLFKPTDDDYPKSGVQPFSGDPGED